The genomic stretch GCGCTCGTCGTCGCCGGACCGTCCCTTCATCTGCCAGGAACTTTCCTCGGGCTACCCGCGCAACGACGACGGCCTCCCCGTCCGCTTCTACCTGTTCAATCACCAGACGCCGCAGGCCCTGGTCGGCGACTATGCGTTCGAGCACAACGATCCCGCCCATTTCCTCGCGCGGCACGCCCTCACCACCCGGCAGACGGGCGAGGCCATCCGCCGCACGAACCGGGACAACGCCGCGGGAGCCCTCCACTTCGCCTATCTCACGTGGTTCCGCAACGTCCACGACGCCGCGACGGTGACGCCGTGGGCCCCCTATCACGCTCTCCGTGCCGCGCTCCAGCCGATCCTCCTCAGCCTCGAGCATCTCGGGAGCCGCTGTTACGCAGGGGCCCGTTTGCGTCGGCGTGTCTGCGTCGTGAATGACTCCGAAACCATGGAAGGGCTCCCCGCCTCCCGGCTGGAATGGAGCTTCGTCGACCGAAGCGGGAAGATTCTTTCGCGGGACGGCATCCTCGTGCCTGCCGTTCCTTATTATTCCAACCATTGGGTCGACGTCGAGATCGTCGCGCCCGCGGTCCTCGGGACTCCCCGGGTCGATGGCCGTATCCTCCTTCGGCTTTCGGTCGAAGGTCGGACGCTTGCCGAGAACGCCTACGATTTCACTGTCGCCTCGCGCGAGTGGACTCATCCGGCCGGGGCCTTCCCGGCCCGTGTCAGTCTCTACGACCCCCAAGGCGTCCTGGCGCCGCTCCTTCCCGCCGATTCCTTCACTGCGGCCTCGCTGCTCTCGGAAGCCATGTCGGCCGAGGTAATCGTTGCCGACGCCGCAGATCTGGGAGTCTCGGAGTTGGGCGACTTGCGGAGGTTTGTCGAGGAGGGAGGCCTGCTCTTCCTTTCCCATGCGGGGGAAAAAATGGCGGAGTTCATGCCCGAGGTCGTCAAAGGATACCGCAAAGTCGACGGAGAAATCGTGAATTTCAAACAACCGGAATCGGTCCTCTTCGAGGAGATCGAGCCCCTCGACCTCGCCTGGTTCGAGGGAGGCGCGGCGGAGGCCCTCGCCTGCATCGGGGTCTACGAAATGGACGGCAACGCGCCGGAGGCCTCCCCTCTCGCCGAGTTCTGCGACTTTCACAACTACCTCCAACGCCCCGAGGAGGTTCTCCTCCACAACGGCGTTCCCCTCCTCGAAGCCCGCCTGGGACGGGGTTTCCTCATCGCCAGCGAGATGAACCTCGAGGCTGGCCGGGACGAGCCGGTCGCCGCCCGTCTCTTGAACAACGGCATCGTCCGTTTGGCGCGGATCGCCGCCGCGATGGCGAAGAAACAACCGGCTTTCGCCGCCCGCTGACCGAAACGAGCCGTGAACCCCTCCTCAACTGCGTCGTTGGAGCCGCCTCCGCACGGAGCTCCGGCGCTTCCGCCGGAGGAGCCCTACCATGTGGGCACGCTTCGCTACACGCGGCGCGGGCTGCTCGTCTTGGCCCTCTGGCTGCTGGGGGGAGACTTCGCCTTCGTCTTCTTCGAAAGCATCTTCAGCCGCTTCATGCCGCTTTATCTCAAGGACCTTCATGCCTCGAACGCCTTGATCGGCATCATGACGGGAAGTTTCGCCGGGATTGTGAACATCCTTTTCCTTCCCCAGATCAGCCAGTGGAGCGACCGCCATCGCGGCCGCTTCGGCAGGCGGATTCCTTTCCTGCTCGCGGTCGCCCCGCTCACCGTCGCCTCCCTCGTCGGGGTGGGATTTGCCCCGGAGATCGCCGCGTGGCTCCAGGCCCATGCTCCGGGCCGCCTTGCGGCGGTCGCTTCCGAAACGACGGTGGTCCTCTCTCTCCTCTGCGTCTTCGTCGTCTCCTTCCATTTCTTCAACATGGTGCTGGTCAACGCCTACGGCTGGCTCCTGCGCGACGTGGTCCCGCAGGAGCTGATGGCCCGCTTCCTGTCGTGGTTCCGCATCGTCGGCACCGCGAGCACCTTCTGCTTCCTCTGGATCGTCTTTCCCCATATGGAAGCCCACCGGAAGGGCATCTTCGCCGGGATCGGCCTCTTCTATCTCGCGGCGTTCCTGCTGATGTGCGCCAAGGTTCGGGAAGGTACCTATCCCGAGATGGCTCCCGGAAAGGCGCGCCCCGGCCTTCTGCAATCCTTCCTTCCTTATTTCAAGGAATGCCTCCGTTTTCCGATCTATCGCCATTTCTTCGCCGCCAGCGTTTTGGGAGTCCTGGCGACGGCCTGCGCGGGACCCTTCGCGATTCTCTTCGCCCGGGAGACGCTCGGCTTCGATATGGATTCCATGGGAAAGCTGTTGGCCTGGGGGGCCGCCGCTTCCGCCGCGGTCTATTTCCCCATGGGGTGGTTGTGCGACCGTTTCGGAGCCCTGCGCGTGGCGCTCCTCGCCCTGGTCGTCCTCGTACTGGTCTCCCTCCTGGCCCTGTTCCTGGTTCACGGACAAAGGAGCTACCTGATCTATACCGTCGTCTGGGCGCTTCCGACCGTGGGGTGGACGCTCGGCTCCTACGCCGCCATGATGAAGCTCTTCCCCAAGGAAAAATTCGGCCAGTTCTCCTCCGCCTCGAACGTCTTCGGCTGCGGCGCCCTCATCGTCGGAAACTACGCCATCGGCCGATTCATCGACCTTGTCCACGGAGACTACCGGATGACCTTCCTATGGAGCGCCGTCCTCTTTGCCTTGGCGATTTACCCCATGTCCCTCGTCTACCGCTACTGGAAACAGCACGGAGGCCCCGACAATTACGTCCCTCCCTTGCCGGAAGTGGTTTTCCCTCCGAAGGCATCCCATTCTTAGACTTTCTATGCATTTCAAAGCGTTTCGCCGTTGTTCGGTCCCGTGGCAGGCCGCGTTCCTAAGCACGATCCTCACCGCCGCAGCGGGGACCGCCGTTTTCGCGGAGACGCCGGAGGACGCGGGAATCGCCGCGATCAAGGCGTTGGCTCTCGACGCCGGGACTGTGGTGGAGGCGACCCACGAGGATGCCCCCACGGTGACGCTCCCGGACGGCAAGACCCTCGATCGTCTTCCTTCCCGGACTGTCGTGAAGATCGTCCTCAATCCGGCCAAAGGATCGAACATCAGGGTCGAGATCTGGCTGCCCGACGCCGGGAAATGGAACGGGCGCCTGCTGGGACAGGGCAACGGCGGGGCCGCCGGGGGCATCCCCCTGGGGAGCTTGGCAGGCCCCCTCGCCGGTGGCTACGCTGTGGCGACGACAGACATGGGAACCTCCCCGAATGCGGACTCCGGGATCGGGAATCCCGAGGTCTGGAAGGATTTCGGCTTCCGGGCCACTCATCTGATGACGGTCGTCGCCAGGCAGGTCGTCAAAGCTTATTACGGCAGGGGGCCAGATTACGCCTACTTCAACGGCCGCTCCACGGGCGGCCAGCAGTCGCTTCAGGAAGCCCAGCGCTATCCCGAGGATTACGACGGCATCGTCGGGAGCGTCCCCGCGCACTGCCGGACGCCTCTCCACGCCTATTTCCTCTGGAACGATCAGATCCTCGCCAAGTGCCCCTTCACGCCCTCCCAGGAGAAAAACGTCATCGACGCGGGTGTCGAATACATGGCGTCCCGGGAGGTCCCGGCCCTCGCCGGGAAAATGGTCTCCGATCCCCGGTGCGACGGGAAGGACATCGAGGCCGTTATCCAGTTGGCGATGCAGAAGGATCCCTCCCTCACTCCGGCGCACGCGGCGGCGCTCCGGAAACTCTTTGACGGGCCGCGAAGCACCACGACGGGCGAGCGCATCTTCGACGGGGTTCCCTTCGGCAGTCCTCTCGATGCCCTCTCCCACGGGAATCTCTACCTCTTCAAGTGGGTCTTCGGGAAAGACAAGGATTTGGGGACGATCGACTTCGGGAAAGACATCGATACCTACACCGCCGCGCTCGGCCCCTACCTCAACGCGGAGAGCCTCGACCTGGCACCCTTCGCGGCCCGGGGCGGCAAGCTCCTCATGGCCTCGGGCGCGGCCGACTCGTGCGTTCCCTACACCGCCACGCTCGACTACTACGAGCGGGTCGTCGAGCGATTCGGCGGGGACCTCCCGAAGGTGCAGGCGTTCTTCCGCTATTTCATCATCCCCGGCCTGACCCACCGGACCGGGCCGTTGAATAACCTGCCGAACCTGCTCGAGCTCGTCATCCAATGGCGGGAGAAAGGCGTCGCGCCCGGGGAGATCCGCGCCCGGCGTATCGTCGACGGCAAGACGGAGATCGACGTCCCCATCTATCCCTATCCCGCGAAGGCGGCTTGGGATGAGGCGGCTTCCGCCTACAAGGCGATCGATGGGCCGCGCGGCGGGGTGGAGCGGATTGCGGAACGGTTCAGGCCACCGGCGGCGGAATAACAGGTGATAAACCTGCTCTGAAACCAAATCATCGGCTGCGAATCAGCTCGAAACCTTCGAAACCCTCCCATGCTTATTTCTCCCAAACTCCTTGCCAAAGTACGCCGCCTTGTCGGCACCTACGAAGCTCTCATTTTCCGCTCCTGGGGGGAAATCCCGGTCGAGGCCCAGGAAACCTGTGAACATTTCCGGACCGTTCCTCCCTCCGGCTGGACCCCGATTGAGAAGGGCTTCGTCTGGGGCGAACCATGGGGAAATGCGTGGTTCCGGGGAACGGCGGTCGTTCCTGATGCCGAAGCCGGAGTCCCGGTCTATATTCGGGCGCACACCGACGGGGTGGAAACCCTTCTCTGGGTCGACGGACGGCCCCGCGGCCTCTTCGCCCACGCCACCGAGGCCGCGGCGCGCGGCGGCCATCACACGCTTTTGCTCGACGCGAACCCGCAGCCTGGACGGGGTTACGAGATCTCCCTCGAAAGCTATGCCGGGCACCCCGTCTGCGGCACTCAGCCCTTTGACGACTGGGAGAAGCAGGTGGACTATCCCTCCCGGTTCCGGCGGATCTTCCGGGGCGTCGAGCTGCTTGCCCGCCGGGACGACGTGAAGGATTTCGTCTTTGATCTTCGGGCCTTGGTCCAACTCGCGGAAGCCTTGCCGGACGACAGCTTCCGGCGCGCGAAGATCCAGAACGGGCTGGAGGCGATCTTCCGCCTCGTTTACCAGCATCCGGGCGACCGGGACGAAACGGCATGGCGCCCTCCCCTGGGCGAGGCGCGATCGATCATGGTGGCCCTGCTGGCCGTTCCCAATGCCCCGTCCGCGCCGCGCGCGGGCCTGATCGGCCACTCTCACATGGACACCGCCTGGACGTGGCCCATCAGCGAGACGATCCGGAAGTGCGCCCGCACGTACTCCAACGTCCTCAGCCTGATGGAGCAGTATCCCGAATATCTCTTCGCCCAGAGCTCGCCGTACCATGCCGAGATGATGCGGCTTCATTACCCCGAAATCTTCGCGGGCATGCAGCGGCGGATCGCCGAGGGACGGTGGGAACCGCTGGGAGGGATGTGGATCGAGTGCGACTGCAACCTGACGTCGGGTGAATCGATGATCCGGCAGTTCCTCCGGGGCATCGCCTACACCCGGGAGCATTTCGGTTACCGGCCCGACACGTTCTGGCTTCCCGACACCTTCGGCTATAGCGCCGCCCTTCCCCAGATCCTGCGGGGCTGCGGCCTCCGCTATTTCCTTACGACGAAGCTGACCTGGAACGACACGAACACGTTTCCCTACGACACGTTCCGCTGGCGCGGACTCGACGGTTCCGATGTCCTTGTCCATTTCAACGACATCCATTGCTGGCCCGACCCGGCGACGCTCGTGGCGAAAATCCACGGCGGCGGACCGGGCGATTTCCGGAAGACCGCCAACTACGTCCAGCACAAGGAAGTCAACGACCGCCGCCTCATCTCCTACGGGTTCGGCGACGGCGGCGGCGGCCCGCAATACGAGATGATCGAGATGGCCCGCCGCTGCCGGGACACCGAGGGATGCCCCAAGGCGGAACACGTCACGGTCAGCCGCTTCATGCAGGAGCTCGAGGAAACCTCGCGCAAGATCCCTGTTCACGACGGCGAACTCTACTTCGAGGGGCACCGCGGGACGCTGACCCAGATCCATCGCATCAAGCGGGGCAATCGCCGCGCCGAACTCGCGCTCCGCGAAGCCGAGTTCCTGGCGGTGGCGCGGCGGAAGGAGGCCCCTGAATTGGCCGCGCTCTGGGATCTCCTCCTCGTGAATCAATTCCACGATATCCTGCCCGGCACGTCGATTCCCCAGGTCCACGACCGGGCGATCGGTGAATTGGAGGAAGTGGTGGAAGGCGCGATCTCCCTGGGGCGACGATTGATCGGCGCTCCGGGGGCCGATCGCGTCACGCTGTGGAACAGCCTCTCTTGGCCGCGCAAGGGACCGCTGCGCGTGCGGGGGCTGAGCCCCGGAACCGCCCCGGCGGGCCCCGGCATCGTCGCGCAGATCGTGCGCGACCTGGACGATGTCGAGGAGGCCGTCGTTTCGGGCGTCGAAGTGCCGCCCCTGGGATCGGTCTCCGTTGCCGTGGTTTCGCCTGCCGGGGGGCCGTCGCCGTTCCGCTACCGGGGCGAGGTTCTCGAAACGCCTTTTTTCACGGCGCGATTCGACGCCCAAGGCTATCTCGACTCCCTCTTCGACAAGGCGGCGGGACGCGAGCTGCGGGGAAGCGGCCTTCCGCTCAACGCCTTCCTGGCCGGGGAGGACGTCCCCGAGTCGTGGGACAACTGGGACATCGACGAGGATCAAAAGCTCAAGATGGCGCTCCAGACCCGGCTGGTCCGGCGCGAGGTCGTCGCCGACGGCCCCCTGGAGTTCCGCCTTCGGAGCGAATACCGGATCGACCAACGCTCGCGCCTCCGCCAGGACATGATCTTCCGCGCCGACACGCCTCAAATCGACTTCGACACCGAAGTGGAATGGGATTCCCCCCATACTCTCCTGAAGGCCGCCTTTCCCCTGAACCTCCGGGCTGGCTCGGCGCGCCACGAGATTCAATTCGGCCACGCCGTCCGTCCCACGGTCAGGAACACCAGCCATGAACGGGCGATGTTCGAGGTCTGCCAGCACAAGTGGACCGCCGTCTCGGAGACGCGCTACGGCGTCGCCCTGCTCAACGACGGGAAATACGGCCTTTCCACGGAGGGGGCCGAGCTGCACCTCACCCTCATGAAGGGCGGCTGCCATCCCGATCCCCGGGGCGACAAGGGCCGCCACCGGTTCCGCTACGCGCTGCTGCCGCACAGGGGAGCTTTCTCCGCGGAGGCCGTCATCCGGCCCGCCTACGAATTCAACGTCCCCCTTTCATCGGGGAACGCCCCTGCCGCGCCATCCCTCTTCCTCCTCGACCTGCCGCACGTCGTCGTCGAGGCGGTGAAGCCTGCCGCCGATGGCCGGGGCCATATCGTCCGCTTCTACGAGGCCGAGGGCTGCGCCGGCCGGGGAACGTTGGAATTCCCCGCCCGCCCCGCCCGCGTTCTGGCGACGAACCTGTTGGAGGAAGACCTCGAAGAAATACCCTTCGCCAACGACTTGGTTCCCCTTGCGTTCCGTCCCTTCGAGATCAAAACTATTCGGGTTATCGCGGCGTCTTCTCCGCCTTAGCCGAAGTTTCC from Verrucomicrobium sp. GAS474 encodes the following:
- a CDS encoding tannase/feruloyl esterase family alpha/beta hydrolase, with protein sequence MHFKAFRRCSVPWQAAFLSTILTAAAGTAVFAETPEDAGIAAIKALALDAGTVVEATHEDAPTVTLPDGKTLDRLPSRTVVKIVLNPAKGSNIRVEIWLPDAGKWNGRLLGQGNGGAAGGIPLGSLAGPLAGGYAVATTDMGTSPNADSGIGNPEVWKDFGFRATHLMTVVARQVVKAYYGRGPDYAYFNGRSTGGQQSLQEAQRYPEDYDGIVGSVPAHCRTPLHAYFLWNDQILAKCPFTPSQEKNVIDAGVEYMASREVPALAGKMVSDPRCDGKDIEAVIQLAMQKDPSLTPAHAAALRKLFDGPRSTTTGERIFDGVPFGSPLDALSHGNLYLFKWVFGKDKDLGTIDFGKDIDTYTAALGPYLNAESLDLAPFAARGGKLLMASGAADSCVPYTATLDYYERVVERFGGDLPKVQAFFRYFIIPGLTHRTGPLNNLPNLLELVIQWREKGVAPGEIRARRIVDGKTEIDVPIYPYPAKAAWDEAASAYKAIDGPRGGVERIAERFRPPAAE
- a CDS encoding glycoside hydrolase family 38 C-terminal domain-containing protein, which encodes MLISPKLLAKVRRLVGTYEALIFRSWGEIPVEAQETCEHFRTVPPSGWTPIEKGFVWGEPWGNAWFRGTAVVPDAEAGVPVYIRAHTDGVETLLWVDGRPRGLFAHATEAAARGGHHTLLLDANPQPGRGYEISLESYAGHPVCGTQPFDDWEKQVDYPSRFRRIFRGVELLARRDDVKDFVFDLRALVQLAEALPDDSFRRAKIQNGLEAIFRLVYQHPGDRDETAWRPPLGEARSIMVALLAVPNAPSAPRAGLIGHSHMDTAWTWPISETIRKCARTYSNVLSLMEQYPEYLFAQSSPYHAEMMRLHYPEIFAGMQRRIAEGRWEPLGGMWIECDCNLTSGESMIRQFLRGIAYTREHFGYRPDTFWLPDTFGYSAALPQILRGCGLRYFLTTKLTWNDTNTFPYDTFRWRGLDGSDVLVHFNDIHCWPDPATLVAKIHGGGPGDFRKTANYVQHKEVNDRRLISYGFGDGGGGPQYEMIEMARRCRDTEGCPKAEHVTVSRFMQELEETSRKIPVHDGELYFEGHRGTLTQIHRIKRGNRRAELALREAEFLAVARRKEAPELAALWDLLLVNQFHDILPGTSIPQVHDRAIGELEEVVEGAISLGRRLIGAPGADRVTLWNSLSWPRKGPLRVRGLSPGTAPAGPGIVAQIVRDLDDVEEAVVSGVEVPPLGSVSVAVVSPAGGPSPFRYRGEVLETPFFTARFDAQGYLDSLFDKAAGRELRGSGLPLNAFLAGEDVPESWDNWDIDEDQKLKMALQTRLVRREVVADGPLEFRLRSEYRIDQRSRLRQDMIFRADTPQIDFDTEVEWDSPHTLLKAAFPLNLRAGSARHEIQFGHAVRPTVRNTSHERAMFEVCQHKWTAVSETRYGVALLNDGKYGLSTEGAELHLTLMKGGCHPDPRGDKGRHRFRYALLPHRGAFSAEAVIRPAYEFNVPLSSGNAPAAPSLFLLDLPHVVVEAVKPAADGRGHIVRFYEAEGCAGRGTLEFPARPARVLATNLLEEDLEEIPFANDLVPLAFRPFEIKTIRVIAASSPP
- a CDS encoding MFS transporter; protein product: MGTLRYTRRGLLVLALWLLGGDFAFVFFESIFSRFMPLYLKDLHASNALIGIMTGSFAGIVNILFLPQISQWSDRHRGRFGRRIPFLLAVAPLTVASLVGVGFAPEIAAWLQAHAPGRLAAVASETTVVLSLLCVFVVSFHFFNMVLVNAYGWLLRDVVPQELMARFLSWFRIVGTASTFCFLWIVFPHMEAHRKGIFAGIGLFYLAAFLLMCAKVREGTYPEMAPGKARPGLLQSFLPYFKECLRFPIYRHFFAASVLGVLATACAGPFAILFARETLGFDMDSMGKLLAWGAAASAAVYFPMGWLCDRFGALRVALLALVVLVLVSLLALFLVHGQRSYLIYTVVWALPTVGWTLGSYAAMMKLFPKEKFGQFSSASNVFGCGALIVGNYAIGRFIDLVHGDYRMTFLWSAVLFALAIYPMSLVYRYWKQHGGPDNYVPPLPEVVFPPKASHS